One part of the Sebastes fasciatus isolate fSebFas1 chromosome 8, fSebFas1.pri, whole genome shotgun sequence genome encodes these proteins:
- the LOC141772050 gene encoding uncharacterized protein LOC141772050 — MLVLRSFAVWCLLASDLQFFATALETCKTAWFDEHNVSIDGDSELLSDLRMKHWSRICSSPVDMEAQTVSGIKSQHTGTTFHTYSASEGLLCLNSEQKGRQCDNFKVMFTCTGQFCSECRTRWFDHDDPTRNGDYEVLSDLLKIYPREICPRPIAIEVQTISGEPAANTSDTFLNYDATYGFACVNADQRSGSCDDYRVRFTCPKEFCQVSKQCRTQWLNSDDPSEEGDVESILKLLKTFPGQVCRNPISIEAKTTDGISAENTGDNYLSYNVAFGFACINEKQRNKRCEDYQVILTCPSDFCQGCRTRWFNKDDPTKRGDYETVLQLLMLYPSQVCSQPVAIEAMTVSGVPAHKTGDIFQIYDAARGFACVNAEQPGGRRCQDYKVRFTCPLAFCSV, encoded by the exons ATGCTGGTCCTTCgg AGCTTTGCAGTTTGGTGTCTTCTAGCATCAG ACCTTCAGTTCTTTGCCACTGCATTGGAAA CCTGCAAGACAGCCTGGTTTGATGAACACAATGTCTCCATCGACGGGGACTCGGAGCTCTTAAGTGACTTGAGAATGAAGCACTGGTCCAGGATCTGCTCCAGCCCAGTGGACATGGAGGCTCAGACGGTTTCTGGGATCAAGTCGCAGCACACCGGGACCACCTTCCACAC CTACAGTGCATCAGAGGGCCTTTTATGCCTGAACTCAGAACAGAAAGGGAGACAGTGCGACAATTTCAAGGTCATGTTCACTTGCACAGGACAGTTCTGCTCAG AGTGTAGGACACGCTGGTTTGATCATGATGACCCAACAAGAAACGGAGACTACGAAGTCCTCAGTGACCTCCTAAAAATATACCCGAGAGAAATCTGCCCTCGGCCAATAGCCATTGAGGTCCAGACCATCTCTGGGGAACCTGCTGCCAACACCTCCGATACTTTTTTAAA TTATGATGCCACCTATGGGTTTGCCTGTGTAAATGCAGATCAGAGGAGTGGGAGTTGTGATGATTACAGAGTCAGATTTACATGTCCAAAAGAGTTCTGTCAAG TGTCGAAGCAGTGTCGAACACAGTGGCTGAACAGTGATGACCCGTCAGAGGAGGGCGATGTGGAGTCCATTCTTAAGCTACTGAAAACATTCCCTGGTCAAGTCTGTAGAAACCCAATCAGCATAGAGGCCAAGACAACAGATGGAATATCTGCTGAGAACACCGGAGACAACTACCTCTC CTACAATGTTGCTTTTGGATTTGCATGCATCAAtgaaaaacagagaaataaacgATGTGAGGATTATCAAGTGATACTGACATGTCCCTCCGATTTCTGTCAGG GTTGCAGGACGCGCTGGTTCAACAAGGACGATCCAACAAAGCGAGGGGACTATGAGACCGTCCTCCAGCTGCTGATGCTGTACCCCAGTCAGGTTTGCTCCCAGCCTGTGGCCATCGAAGCCATGACAGTGTCTGGTGTCCCTGCGCACAAGACTGGTGACATCTTTCAAAT ATATGATGCAGCTCGTGGCTTTGCCTGTGTGAATGCTGAGCAGCCAGGTGGAAGACGCTGTCAAGACTACAAGGTCCGCTTTACATGCCCACTGGCTTTCTGCTCAGTGTGA